In a single window of the Candidatus Omnitrophota bacterium genome:
- a CDS encoding HD domain-containing protein, protein MITKPLLLKVYEAASMQRWNDQIKAVELTELDKQAHKMIIAYCLGKCQEKYKTAGFNWIEIIEAGIFEYLQRIVLTDLKPPLFHRIKEDQDKYRRLNEWVYEKIEKVIRPLGEGFCQRFNSYLLDPKRNVNRRIISAAHFYATKWEFDIIERANPQGYLIEEIREDIRTKQERYHDLESMQDLLNSPGLKSFVNICGQLRFQIRWSHLPRVPKTSVLGHMLIVAMIAYLMSENSGADSERCLNNYLTGLFHDLPEVLTRDVINPVKRSVEGLDDLIKEYERQEMERKIYKLIPTDWHSQMRNFTEEEFTNTASRDGELIKAVDELAAFLEAYLSLANGIQSQDFTTAKKSLPRKYKSKIIAGVNFAKIYKEFC, encoded by the coding sequence ATGATTACCAAACCATTATTATTAAAAGTTTATGAAGCAGCCAGCATGCAGCGCTGGAATGATCAGATTAAGGCGGTGGAGCTTACTGAGCTCGATAAGCAAGCGCATAAGATGATCATTGCCTATTGCTTAGGCAAGTGTCAGGAGAAGTACAAGACGGCCGGTTTTAACTGGATCGAGATTATCGAAGCCGGAATATTTGAATATTTACAGCGAATAGTTCTTACTGATTTAAAGCCACCCTTATTTCATCGGATAAAGGAAGATCAGGATAAATACCGGCGTCTTAATGAATGGGTTTATGAAAAAATAGAAAAGGTTATTCGGCCGCTTGGTGAAGGATTTTGCCAGCGCTTTAATTCCTATCTTCTAGATCCTAAGCGGAATGTGAACCGAAGGATTATAAGTGCTGCTCACTTTTATGCAACTAAATGGGAGTTTGATATAATTGAACGGGCCAATCCTCAAGGTTATTTGATTGAAGAGATCAGGGAAGATATCCGTACCAAACAGGAACGTTATCACGATTTAGAAAGTATGCAGGATTTGTTAAATTCACCCGGTCTTAAGAGTTTTGTGAATATTTGCGGCCAGCTTCGTTTTCAGATTCGCTGGAGTCATCTTCCGAGAGTTCCTAAGACCTCGGTATTGGGCCATATGCTGATTGTCGCTATGATTGCCTATCTTATGTCTGAAAATTCCGGTGCCGATTCTGAGCGTTGCTTGAACAATTATTTAACCGGGCTGTTTCATGATTTACCTGAGGTTTTAACTCGGGATGTAATTAATCCGGTAAAAAGATCGGTTGAAGGTTTGGATGACTTAATTAAAGAGTATGAGCGCCAGGAAATGGAAAGAAAAATATATAAGTTAATTCCTACCGATTGGCATTCTCAGATGAGGAATTTTACCGAAGAAGAGTTTACTAACACTGCTTCCCGCGATGGAGAGCTTATTAAGGCAGTTGATGAGTTGGCTGCCTTTCTGGAGGCCTATTTATCTTTGGCTAATGGCATTCAGAGCCAAGATTTTACAACAGCTAAGAAATCTCTGCCGCGTAAGTATAAGTCTAAAATAATTGCCGGAGTTAATTTCGCTAAGATTTATAAAGAGTTTTGTTGA
- the metF gene encoding methylenetetrahydrofolate reductase [NAD(P)H]: MKIVDILKTRESGVAFEFFPPSTQKSEERLIETVRILKDYQPLYVSMTHGAGGTDQTKTQKAVDILLSEGGLAVMPHLTGISASKSQAEELLKAYQLKGLENIMALRGDPPKEEIGAKVGDFRYAIDLVKFIKERSDLCIGVAVYPEGHIETESVEQDLDYTKQKIDSGADFAVTQMFFDNSYYYSFLDRMKKRAINAPVLPGILPLTNIAKVKEFASICRTTIPRQIEEKMEQFKDKPKEMEKVGIDFTIKQCRDLKSQGVKYIHFFTLNRPKVMSAILESI, translated from the coding sequence ATGAAAATTGTAGATATTCTTAAAACTAGGGAGTCAGGCGTGGCTTTTGAATTTTTTCCGCCTAGCACTCAGAAGAGTGAAGAGAGATTGATTGAAACAGTTAGGATTCTAAAAGACTATCAGCCGCTTTACGTTTCAATGACCCATGGTGCCGGCGGCACTGATCAAACTAAGACTCAAAAAGCAGTCGACATACTTCTTTCAGAAGGTGGCCTAGCGGTTATGCCGCATTTAACTGGCATTTCGGCTTCAAAGAGTCAGGCTGAGGAGCTGCTTAAGGCTTATCAACTAAAGGGTCTTGAGAATATCATGGCTTTGCGGGGTGATCCACCAAAAGAGGAAATTGGAGCTAAGGTTGGAGATTTTCGTTATGCGATAGATTTGGTTAAATTTATAAAGGAACGTAGCGATCTTTGTATAGGGGTTGCCGTTTACCCTGAGGGACATATTGAAACTGAGTCAGTTGAACAAGATTTAGACTACACAAAGCAGAAGATAGATTCGGGAGCAGATTTTGCGGTCACTCAAATGTTTTTTGATAATTCTTATTATTATTCTTTTTTAGATCGGATGAAAAAAAGAGCGATTAATGCTCCGGTTTTACCGGGCATCCTGCCTTTAACTAATATTGCTAAAGTTAAAGAGTTTGCATCTATCTGCCGAACTACAATCCCGAGGCAGATTGAAGAAAAAATGGAACAGTTTAAAGATAAACCAAAAGAGATGGAGAAAGTAGGAATTGATTTTACGATTAAGCAGTGCCGGGATCTAAAAAGTCAGGGAGTAAAGTACATACATTTCTTTACTCTTAATCGGCCTAAAGTAATGAGCGCTATTTTAGAGTCCATCTAG
- a CDS encoding redoxin domain-containing protein yields MKLSIILIISAMVLFPDSLMAQVTESNIYPVCQSKAIDSKSELKVGDQAPDFTLLAVGGGEVSLHDYLGTKYVVISFVPAAWTPVCSVQWPEYNQFESVFRDHDAVLLGISADNIPSLYAWINDMGGIWFEALSDFWPHGAVAEKYGVLRSDGTAERSLFIIDKQGIIRYIDIHDINQKPAFADLVVELQKLED; encoded by the coding sequence ATGAAGTTATCTATAATTTTAATTATTTCGGCCATGGTTTTATTTCCCGATAGTTTGATGGCTCAAGTTACCGAGAGCAATATTTATCCGGTTTGCCAGTCAAAGGCTATAGATAGTAAGTCAGAGCTTAAGGTAGGAGATCAAGCTCCGGATTTTACTCTTTTGGCGGTTGGTGGAGGAGAAGTTAGCTTGCATGATTATTTAGGCACTAAGTATGTAGTGATTAGTTTTGTTCCGGCGGCCTGGACTCCGGTTTGCTCGGTTCAGTGGCCGGAATACAATCAATTCGAGTCGGTGTTTAGAGATCATGATGCAGTTTTATTGGGGATAAGCGCCGATAATATTCCTAGTCTTTATGCTTGGATAAACGATATGGGAGGCATTTGGTTTGAGGCACTTTCAGATTTTTGGCCACATGGAGCAGTTGCTGAAAAGTATGGAGTTTTACGTTCTGATGGTACAGCTGAAAGATCTTTGTTTATTATCGACAAACAAGGAATAATTCGTTATATCGATATTCATGATATTAATCAGAAGCCGGCCTTTGCCGATTTAGTTGTTGAGTTGCAGAAGCTGGAAGATTAA